In Bacteroidia bacterium, a genomic segment contains:
- the cysD gene encoding sulfate adenylyltransferase subunit CysD: MPDYRLSQLQQLESEAIYVIREAAAQFEKPALLFSGGKDSITIAWLARKAFWPGRIPFPFLHVDTGHNFPETITYRDEFLKKINARLMVAYVQDSIDQGRAVEEKGANPSRNGLQSITLLDAIESNKFDACLGGARRDEEKARAKERFFSHRDEFGQWEPKNQRPELWDLFNGFKHIGEHFRIFPISNWTEMDVWMYLMKENIPLPSLYFAHERNVVNRNGILLAESPFISLLPGEKYEKRQVRFRTIGDSTCTGAFLSDAGNLEDVIAEVAATRVTERGGRADDKRSDSSMEDRKKQGYF; encoded by the coding sequence ATGCCAGATTACAGACTTAGTCAACTGCAACAACTCGAATCCGAAGCTATTTACGTGATTCGTGAAGCCGCTGCTCAATTTGAAAAACCTGCGCTCTTGTTTTCCGGAGGTAAAGACTCCATTACCATCGCCTGGCTCGCACGCAAGGCTTTCTGGCCGGGGAGAATTCCTTTTCCTTTCTTACATGTTGATACGGGACATAATTTCCCCGAAACCATTACCTACCGCGATGAATTTCTGAAAAAAATCAATGCACGTCTCATGGTCGCCTATGTCCAGGACTCCATTGATCAGGGGCGCGCAGTGGAAGAAAAAGGTGCAAACCCCAGCCGCAACGGATTGCAAAGCATCACCCTGCTGGATGCCATCGAATCCAATAAATTTGACGCCTGCCTCGGAGGGGCACGCAGGGACGAAGAAAAAGCCCGCGCCAAAGAACGATTTTTCTCCCACCGCGATGAATTTGGCCAGTGGGAGCCCAAAAACCAGCGCCCGGAACTGTGGGATCTGTTTAACGGCTTTAAACATATAGGCGAACATTTTCGCATTTTCCCGATCAGCAACTGGACTGAAATGGACGTGTGGATGTACCTGATGAAGGAGAATATTCCATTGCCCAGCCTGTATTTTGCTCATGAGCGGAATGTCGTGAACCGAAACGGTATTCTCCTGGCTGAATCTCCTTTCATCAGCCTGCTTCCCGGCGAAAAATATGAAAAAAGACAGGTTCGCTTCAGGACCATTGGCGACTCTACCTGTACCGGGGCATTTCTCTCTGATGCAGGAAATCTTGAGGATGTCATCGCCGAAGTAGCTGCCACCCGTGTCACCGAACGAGGCGGAAGGGCCGACGACAAACGCTCCGACAGCTCCATGGAAGACCGCAAAAAACAAGGGTACTTCTGA
- a CDS encoding acyltransferase yields the protein MENYFAHPTAIVEPRAVVGTGSKIWHFCHIMDEAELGTGCILGQNVFVAAKVQLGNNVKVQNNVSIYEGVTCEDDVFLGPSMVFTNIRNPRSAIIRKGQYDSTYLEKGVTVGANATIVCGTRLGHHCFIGAGTVVTKDIPPYALYVGNPGRQIGWMSEYGHRLAFDAEGLATCPESGQQYRRTESGVEKL from the coding sequence ATGGAAAATTATTTCGCACATCCCACTGCTATTGTTGAACCCAGGGCCGTTGTCGGAACAGGCTCAAAAATCTGGCACTTCTGCCATATTATGGACGAAGCCGAACTGGGTACCGGATGTATTCTCGGCCAAAATGTATTTGTAGCTGCCAAAGTGCAACTGGGGAATAATGTAAAAGTGCAGAACAATGTTTCCATTTACGAGGGAGTAACCTGTGAAGATGATGTTTTTCTCGGCCCTTCAATGGTATTCACCAATATCCGCAACCCGAGAAGTGCGATTATCCGCAAAGGGCAGTACGATTCCACTTACCTGGAAAAAGGCGTTACTGTAGGGGCAAATGCGACGATTGTCTGCGGTACGAGACTGGGACACCACTGCTTTATCGGAGCGGGAACGGTTGTCACCAAAGATATTCCCCCTTACGCCTTGTATGTGGGAAATCCCGGAAGGCAGATTGGCTGGATGAGCGAATACGGTCATCGCCTGGCATTTGATGCCGAAGGCCTCGCGACCTGCCCTGAAAGCGGCCAGCAATATCGCCGCACAGAAAGCGGCGTGGAAAAACTGTAG
- a CDS encoding winged helix-turn-helix domain-containing protein: MIETLISSKTRIKLLLKFFLNSSLTAYLRNLESEFGESSNAIRVELNRLEDAGFLSSEFEGNKKMFRANTRHPLFGELNSIVMKYAGIDRIIEHVVKCLGDVEEVYLTGEFARGLDSKIVDLIMIGNIDTRYLVELIEKAEPLIHRKIRYLIYSKEEFEKIDFSNVNTTPLLLWKKDK, from the coding sequence ATGATAGAGACACTCATTTCATCGAAAACCAGAATCAAGTTACTGTTGAAGTTTTTCCTCAACAGCAGCCTGACTGCGTATCTCCGGAATCTGGAGAGCGAATTTGGTGAATCGAGCAACGCCATACGGGTAGAGCTAAACAGGCTCGAAGATGCCGGATTTCTTTCATCCGAATTTGAGGGAAATAAAAAAATGTTTCGCGCCAATACCCGCCATCCTCTGTTTGGAGAACTCAACAGCATTGTGATGAAATATGCGGGCATTGACCGGATCATCGAGCATGTAGTAAAATGTCTGGGAGATGTGGAAGAAGTATATCTCACCGGCGAATTTGCCCGGGGACTGGACAGCAAAATTGTGGACCTGATCATGATTGGCAATATCGACACCCGGTATCTGGTAGAGCTGATTGAAAAAGCAGAACCACTCATTCACCGGAAAATACGCTACCTGATTTATTCCAAAGAAGAGTTTGAGAAAATTGATTTTTCGAATGTAAACACCACACCCTTGTTGCTGTGGAAAAAAGATAAATAA
- a CDS encoding T9SS type A sorting domain-containing protein produces MNLLYHFSLTLLSLLGTPPADYHTTAIMAPVVNLGADVIACDSYMLDAGNPGAAYLWSTGATSQTLNVTSSGIYWVDVTDGSGTTRDSINMTILNTPGSPLMNDTSLCGSGTYSFTPQHSGDWLLWYQQTNSPLPYFIGNTLNPTISNSTTYYVESAELAQNVKAGQENPVGNSGYAYLSLRGLRFNVLSTFQLKSVSVIGDLAKTITIQIRDSANNTIFSTTGTTVLGVKTPIAINHVLYPGNNYKILVTSLPGGVGLTRLTSYSQFPKVLPGVLSITGDENGGTSLYNYFFDWRIDIPQCFSSRVPFTATILPSPEIELGPDTILCGGGITLDATFPGATYLWSTGETTPTIFVSNTDTVKVVVSTGTCSETDSVRVNVLTVPQLLSTKDSTICEPANISLTAQKSADHLLWYDDPVSSQPIFIGNVYSSFIPDDKTYYVSAANTAKNYRTGLPQPGPANISYVSLANQGLIFDVLTPFTLKSFGAFANSPGSFNFQIRDANNQVLFSSSGQIPFAFTESKVAVNYTFIPGNNYKIIATNIFGGAGMARQTGGAAFYPIQIPDVVKIKGDATGANNLYNYFYNWEIDILKCFSPRDSIKVDVQIPIDMPSYIYSCEATTISTSVSGFTHLWSTGATTPTIPVTESGTYSVIVSNGAGCVVNDTTVVVIPIDAGLQDDGILCGNTLRTNYGTGAIFNWSTGDTTSTIDISSPGTYWVVVDEPGGCLLTDTINVTGFDVFPTVNLGSDFTICESAVLDAGNPNFQVLWSTGATSPTLTVFASGTYSVTVTNTNGCATADTIGVSVIPVPEAFFFVPDTVAGTNFAVTFNNLSDFGAYFWNFGDGTTGTANNPVHTYNEPGEYCATLIVTDLLNSCGQDTFSKCFTLLEYNVGLEKDLFNAAIEVFPNPADKEIFFRYRDIPQTVQATLTDLTGKTLRKTNEQRMDISPYPSGVYLLRFESADGKKTVKKLIIR; encoded by the coding sequence ATGAACCTGCTGTATCATTTTTCACTTACCCTGCTCTCCCTATTGGGAACTCCACCCGCCGATTACCATACCACCGCCATCATGGCGCCTGTGGTCAATCTCGGCGCAGATGTCATTGCCTGTGATTCGTATATGCTGGACGCAGGAAATCCTGGTGCCGCCTATTTATGGAGTACGGGCGCGACTTCGCAGACGCTCAATGTGACGAGTTCGGGAATATACTGGGTAGATGTAACCGATGGCTCAGGCACCACACGGGACAGCATCAATATGACCATTCTAAACACCCCCGGTTCTCCCCTGATGAATGACACCTCTTTGTGCGGCAGCGGTACCTATTCTTTTACACCACAACATAGCGGAGACTGGCTCCTCTGGTATCAGCAGACAAACAGCCCCCTGCCTTATTTTATCGGCAATACCCTGAACCCAACCATTAGCAATTCGACTACCTATTATGTCGAATCAGCAGAACTCGCCCAAAACGTCAAGGCGGGACAGGAGAATCCCGTCGGAAATTCAGGCTATGCTTATCTCTCCCTCCGTGGCCTACGGTTTAATGTGCTTTCGACCTTCCAGCTTAAAAGTGTATCAGTCATCGGCGATCTGGCAAAAACCATTACCATTCAGATCAGAGACAGTGCAAATAACACCATCTTCTCCACTACGGGCACGACGGTACTAGGTGTAAAAACGCCCATTGCGATCAACCATGTGTTATATCCTGGCAATAATTATAAAATCCTGGTTACAAGCCTTCCCGGAGGGGTAGGACTTACCCGGCTCACCAGTTATTCACAATTTCCCAAGGTCTTGCCGGGTGTGTTGTCCATCACCGGAGATGAAAATGGAGGAACTTCGCTTTATAACTATTTCTTTGACTGGCGAATAGATATCCCGCAATGTTTTTCAAGCCGTGTGCCATTTACAGCAACCATTCTTCCTTCACCCGAAATAGAACTTGGACCAGATACGATCCTCTGTGGGGGAGGAATTACCCTGGACGCGACATTTCCTGGCGCAACATATCTGTGGTCAACGGGAGAAACTACCCCTACCATATTTGTATCTAATACAGATACCGTAAAAGTTGTGGTTTCAACCGGCACATGTAGCGAGACCGATTCAGTTCGTGTCAACGTACTGACAGTACCCCAACTCCTGAGCACAAAAGATTCTACGATATGTGAGCCAGCAAATATCAGCCTGACTGCACAAAAAAGTGCAGATCACCTCTTGTGGTATGACGACCCGGTGAGCAGTCAGCCCATATTCATCGGGAATGTATATTCATCTTTTATCCCCGATGACAAAACCTATTATGTGTCGGCAGCCAATACTGCCAAAAACTACCGGACAGGGCTGCCACAACCAGGGCCTGCCAATATCTCTTATGTCTCACTTGCGAACCAGGGACTGATTTTTGATGTGCTGACTCCTTTTACACTCAAAAGTTTTGGCGCTTTCGCCAACTCACCGGGTAGTTTTAACTTTCAGATTCGCGACGCGAACAACCAGGTGCTTTTCAGCAGTTCGGGGCAGATTCCTTTTGCCTTTACCGAAAGCAAAGTGGCGGTTAACTATACCTTTATCCCCGGCAACAATTACAAGATTATCGCAACCAATATTTTCGGTGGTGCAGGGATGGCCCGCCAGACAGGTGGTGCCGCTTTTTACCCGATCCAGATTCCCGATGTCGTAAAAATCAAAGGAGACGCCACAGGCGCCAACAATCTCTACAACTATTTTTACAACTGGGAAATCGATATCCTGAAGTGTTTTTCGCCGAGAGACTCGATCAAAGTAGATGTACAGATTCCGATCGATATGCCGTCTTATATTTACTCGTGTGAGGCCACAACGATTTCAACTTCTGTTTCGGGATTCACCCATTTATGGTCTACCGGCGCAACAACGCCAACCATCCCGGTGACCGAATCAGGCACCTACTCTGTGATTGTCTCCAATGGTGCCGGCTGTGTGGTCAATGACACGACGGTCGTCGTCATTCCGATTGACGCAGGGCTACAAGATGACGGTATTCTTTGCGGCAATACCCTCAGAACCAATTACGGAACAGGCGCAATATTCAACTGGAGCACAGGCGATACCACATCCACCATTGACATCTCTTCTCCCGGCACATACTGGGTGGTCGTGGATGAACCAGGCGGCTGCCTGCTCACAGACACCATCAATGTTACAGGTTTTGATGTTTTCCCGACCGTCAACCTGGGTAGTGATTTTACCATTTGCGAGAGCGCGGTACTGGATGCGGGAAACCCCAATTTTCAGGTACTATGGAGCACAGGAGCGACAAGTCCCACACTGACTGTTTTTGCCAGCGGGACATATTCCGTTACCGTAACCAATACCAACGGATGCGCAACTGCTGATACCATTGGGGTATCTGTCATACCCGTACCAGAAGCATTTTTCTTTGTACCGGATACCGTTGCGGGAACCAATTTTGCGGTAACCTTCAACAACCTTTCCGATTTTGGTGCCTATTTCTGGAACTTTGGAGACGGAACCACAGGCACAGCCAACAATCCCGTCCATACCTACAATGAACCCGGTGAATACTGTGCCACATTGATTGTGACAGACCTGCTGAATTCCTGCGGACAGGATACTTTCAGCAAATGTTTCACCCTGCTGGAATACAATGTGGGACTGGAAAAAGATTTGTTTAACGCAGCTATTGAGGTATTCCCCAATCCTGCCGATAAAGAGATTTTTTTCAGGTATCGCGATATCCCACAGACTGTGCAGGCCACACTGACCGACCTGACAGGCAAAACACTCAGAAAAACCAACGAACAGAGAATGGATATATCGCCTTATCCATCAGGCGTTTACCTGCTTCGGTTTGAGTCAGCCGATGGCAAAAAAACGGTAAAAAAACTGATCATTCGTTAA
- a CDS encoding aminotransferase class I/II-fold pyridoxal phosphate-dependent enzyme encodes MIPLFEPHFSGNEWTYVKECLDTGWVSSAGKKIKDFEQAISAYTGSPFAVATVNGTSALHLTLVGCGIQPGDRVILPNLTFAATANAVHYTGATPVLADADPLTWQMDATLVEEWLKKQKGPLPRALVLTHVLGNMGEVEKLANICHSYGIILIEDAAESLGTTKDGLHAGTFGKAAVLSFNGNKIITTGGGGMILTADQTLAQKLRHLSTQAKADPEEYFHDEVGYNYRLPNILAALGLAQMEQLENFLKKKRADAALYHALLKNSEAVTGFQKTLSGVWPNYWLFTAKMKDKKTVKETLAKAEIQSRALWVPINQLPAYQQCEYITRGDVSGQLYATCLSLPGSVSLKESQIREICKIITTA; translated from the coding sequence ATGATTCCATTATTTGAGCCCCATTTTTCAGGAAATGAATGGACCTATGTCAAAGAATGTCTGGACACCGGCTGGGTTTCTTCCGCGGGGAAAAAAATAAAAGACTTTGAACAGGCAATTTCCGCTTATACAGGCAGCCCTTTTGCAGTGGCAACAGTCAACGGAACCTCCGCGCTCCACCTCACCCTGGTGGGATGTGGCATACAGCCAGGAGACCGCGTGATTTTGCCCAACCTTACCTTCGCAGCCACAGCCAATGCCGTACACTATACAGGTGCCACCCCCGTGCTGGCAGACGCAGATCCTCTCACCTGGCAAATGGATGCAACGCTGGTAGAAGAGTGGCTAAAAAAGCAAAAAGGCCCCTTACCCCGCGCTTTGGTATTGACACATGTGCTGGGTAATATGGGAGAGGTAGAAAAACTGGCGAATATTTGCCATTCCTACGGAATTATTTTGATAGAAGACGCCGCCGAATCACTCGGCACAACAAAAGACGGGTTACACGCCGGAACATTCGGAAAAGCCGCTGTTCTCAGTTTCAACGGAAACAAAATCATCACAACCGGAGGTGGCGGAATGATCCTTACCGCAGATCAAACACTGGCGCAGAAATTGCGGCATTTGTCCACACAGGCAAAAGCAGATCCTGAAGAATATTTTCACGACGAAGTGGGCTACAATTACCGTTTACCCAATATCCTTGCTGCATTAGGACTGGCGCAAATGGAGCAGTTGGAAAACTTTCTGAAAAAAAAGCGGGCAGATGCTGCGCTATATCATGCATTGTTGAAAAATAGCGAAGCAGTTACCGGATTTCAGAAAACACTTTCAGGTGTATGGCCCAATTACTGGCTGTTTACGGCGAAGATGAAAGACAAAAAAACCGTGAAGGAAACATTGGCCAAGGCAGAAATTCAGTCGCGCGCTTTGTGGGTGCCGATAAATCAGCTTCCCGCTTACCAACAATGTGAATACATCACCCGGGGCGATGTGTCCGGTCAACTATATGCAACTTGCTTAAGCCTGCCGGGATCAGTTTCGCTCAAAGAATCACAGATACGAGAAATTTGCAAGATCATTACCACTGCATAA
- a CDS encoding FAD-binding protein, with translation MAALTCSITISPERVGENDEIKKRAARKLGISPSHITFVRLAKRSVDARKAPPVFVLQLEVWVDEPYQPQPDPEFPLQNVTNSPEVHIVGMGPAGLFAALQLIASGYKPILIERGKAVRERRRDLANITREGIVNPDSNYCFGEGGAGTFSDGKLYTRSTKRGDTRQVLETLVAFGATAEILIETHPHIGTNKLPAIIQNMREKIIECGGEVWFNSRLTGWEIAGGKITAIQLNESEKISVKSLVVATGHSARDIFQLFPRSGLAIEAKPFALGVRVEHPQEIIDRIQYSCPTERPVNLPAASYALVQQVEGRGVYSFCMCPGGIICPAATTSTEVVVNGWSPSKRNSPYANSGIVVEVGPEEYRQFGSDALSGMWFQASVEEKAFVAGGGKQVAPAQRLTDFVAGKISQSLPGCSYLPGITPVSLYDVLPASVAGRLRGGFEAFGRKMKGYMTEEAIVVGVESRTSSPVKIPRSAETLMHPGAAGLFPCGEGAGYAGGIMSAAIDGMKCADAAVRFLKGAK, from the coding sequence TTGGCTGCTTTAACCTGTTCCATAACGATCTCACCCGAAAGGGTTGGCGAAAACGACGAAATCAAAAAGCGGGCGGCACGAAAACTGGGCATTTCACCCAGTCATATCACATTTGTGCGCCTGGCCAAACGGTCTGTCGATGCCAGGAAAGCGCCGCCGGTATTTGTCCTGCAACTCGAAGTCTGGGTTGATGAACCGTACCAGCCACAGCCAGATCCGGAGTTTCCGCTTCAGAATGTAACAAATTCGCCCGAAGTGCATATCGTCGGCATGGGCCCCGCTGGCCTGTTTGCCGCCTTACAATTGATTGCCAGTGGGTACAAACCCATTCTGATCGAGCGGGGGAAAGCTGTGCGCGAAAGGCGCCGCGATCTGGCCAATATTACCCGGGAAGGAATCGTCAACCCCGACAGCAATTATTGTTTTGGTGAAGGCGGAGCGGGAACATTCTCCGACGGAAAACTGTATACCCGTTCTACCAAACGTGGCGATACCCGGCAGGTGCTGGAAACCCTCGTGGCCTTTGGCGCAACGGCGGAAATACTCATCGAAACCCATCCCCATATCGGGACCAATAAACTTCCCGCCATCATTCAGAATATGCGGGAAAAAATCATCGAATGTGGCGGCGAAGTATGGTTCAATTCAAGGCTCACCGGCTGGGAAATCGCCGGAGGAAAAATCACAGCCATCCAACTCAATGAAAGCGAAAAAATTTCGGTGAAGTCCCTTGTCGTGGCAACGGGGCATTCTGCCCGCGATATTTTCCAGCTTTTTCCCCGGTCCGGACTGGCGATTGAAGCCAAACCCTTCGCCCTCGGCGTCAGGGTCGAACATCCGCAGGAGATCATTGACCGCATACAGTACAGTTGTCCGACGGAAAGACCTGTCAACCTGCCCGCAGCTTCTTATGCACTGGTACAGCAGGTGGAGGGTCGGGGCGTTTATTCTTTTTGTATGTGTCCGGGGGGAATCATCTGTCCGGCAGCAACCACCAGTACAGAAGTTGTGGTCAATGGCTGGTCCCCCTCCAAACGCAACAGCCCCTATGCCAATTCAGGTATAGTGGTGGAAGTAGGGCCTGAAGAATACAGACAGTTTGGCTCCGACGCCCTGTCGGGTATGTGGTTTCAGGCCTCTGTGGAGGAAAAAGCCTTTGTAGCCGGAGGCGGAAAACAAGTAGCACCGGCGCAGCGGCTGACCGATTTCGTGGCGGGCAAAATATCGCAATCGCTGCCCGGATGCAGCTATCTGCCGGGCATTACCCCCGTTTCGCTGTACGACGTACTGCCCGCTTCCGTCGCGGGGCGGCTACGCGGCGGATTCGAAGCCTTTGGCCGTAAGATGAAAGGATATATGACCGAAGAAGCCATCGTTGTAGGGGTAGAATCGAGGACTTCGTCACCAGTAAAAATTCCGCGCAGCGCGGAGACTCTCATGCACCCGGGTGCCGCGGGACTCTTCCCCTGCGGGGAAGGTGCCGGATATGCCGGAGGCATCATGTCAGCGGCCATTGATGGCATGAAGTGCGCAGATGCGGCGGTGCGGTTTTTGAAGGGAGCAAAGTAG
- a CDS encoding nucleotidyltransferase family protein produces the protein MKQTLVYHPELSVRDVMRAMEATGEGFLAVVDEHNHLLGTISDSDIRRGILNNRTHVMEIINQEPVKILQGTALSQAVQEGKSRQSRYIPVVDETGKLLELIPINGQLFKTRPNKVVIMAGGLGRRLGELTEDLPKPMLPMGHKPILHIILDSFLEYGFRDFYFCVNYKSGIIREYFGDGRSFGANITYVEESQALGTAGAISLIEEVFDSPFFLINGDLITSLNFDSLLNFHLEREATGTMCIHEYSQQLPYGVVNARNGRILSLEEKPFHTYYINAGIYVLNPEVKSRIPFGQPFDMTTLFENLVAEDFEVNAYIINEFWADIGQIRDYEQTRQVFSKFGI, from the coding sequence ATGAAACAAACGCTCGTTTATCATCCTGAGCTCTCTGTAAGAGATGTCATGCGGGCAATGGAGGCTACCGGAGAAGGGTTTTTAGCCGTAGTGGATGAACACAACCACTTATTGGGAACCATTTCTGACAGCGATATCCGGAGAGGCATTCTCAACAACCGGACACATGTGATGGAAATCATCAATCAGGAGCCGGTGAAAATTTTGCAAGGCACTGCCCTTTCCCAGGCCGTGCAGGAAGGGAAATCAAGGCAAAGCCGATATATTCCCGTCGTCGACGAGACGGGCAAACTGCTGGAACTTATTCCGATAAACGGGCAGCTTTTTAAAACCCGCCCTAATAAGGTAGTCATCATGGCCGGTGGTTTGGGACGTCGCCTTGGGGAGTTGACGGAAGATTTGCCCAAGCCTATGCTTCCCATGGGACACAAACCGATCCTTCATATTATTCTCGACTCTTTCCTTGAATATGGTTTTCGGGATTTTTACTTCTGCGTGAACTATAAGTCCGGAATTATCCGCGAATATTTTGGTGACGGCAGGTCTTTTGGTGCGAATATTACCTATGTAGAGGAATCACAGGCTTTAGGAACTGCCGGTGCGATCAGCCTGATTGAGGAAGTTTTTGATTCGCCATTTTTCCTCATCAACGGAGACCTGATCACCTCACTCAATTTTGACAGCCTGCTCAATTTTCACCTTGAAAGGGAAGCCACAGGCACCATGTGCATTCATGAGTACAGCCAGCAACTGCCTTACGGTGTGGTCAATGCCCGCAACGGACGCATTCTTTCTCTGGAAGAAAAACCCTTCCATACCTACTATATCAATGCAGGAATCTATGTCCTCAATCCCGAGGTAAAGTCCCGCATTCCCTTTGGGCAACCTTTTGATATGACAACCCTGTTTGAGAACCTGGTAGCTGAAGATTTTGAGGTAAATGCGTACATTATCAACGAATTCTGGGCTGACATCGGGCAAATACGCGATTACGAGCAGACCCGGCAGGTTTTTTCCAAATTTGGTATTTGA
- a CDS encoding SDR family NAD(P)-dependent oxidoreductase, producing MKGKVLVTGADGFIGSHLTEHLVSCGYPVRAFVLYNSFGTCGWLDTLPESMLSQIEIFRGDIRDPSQVQKALAGIETVFHLAALISIPYSYEAPEQFMQVNTGGTMNILQAARQLGTRRILLTSTSEVYGTAQYVPMDENHPLAAQSPYSASKIGADKLGESFFRSYGLPVTIVRPFNTFGPRQSLRAVIPSIIVQLLQGKKEIHIGNPEPTRDFVYVKDTAKGFRIIAESEKTIGQEIHIATQTEIAIGVLIQQLTNKISPAVKIVPDTHRIRPQNSEVMRLMGSHKKLHEYTGWVPETSFEEGLRQTIEWYDNPQNLAYFERVKNHL from the coding sequence ATGAAAGGAAAGGTGCTCGTTACGGGGGCTGATGGTTTTATCGGAAGCCATTTGACCGAACATCTGGTCTCATGCGGATATCCCGTGCGGGCATTTGTCCTGTACAATTCCTTCGGAACCTGCGGATGGCTTGACACTTTACCGGAATCGATGTTAAGTCAGATTGAAATATTCCGGGGAGACATTCGCGACCCGTCTCAGGTACAGAAAGCGCTTGCGGGCATAGAAACAGTTTTTCACCTGGCGGCCTTGATTTCCATTCCCTATAGTTACGAAGCGCCGGAACAGTTTATGCAGGTCAATACCGGCGGCACGATGAATATTTTACAGGCCGCCCGGCAATTGGGGACCCGACGCATTTTGCTGACCTCCACCTCCGAAGTGTACGGCACCGCACAGTATGTCCCTATGGATGAAAACCATCCACTTGCCGCACAATCGCCTTACAGCGCTTCAAAAATCGGGGCAGATAAACTTGGAGAATCCTTTTTCCGCTCCTACGGCCTCCCCGTTACGATTGTCAGGCCTTTTAATACTTTTGGCCCAAGACAGTCTTTGCGGGCGGTGATTCCATCCATCATTGTGCAGCTACTTCAGGGGAAAAAAGAAATACATATAGGCAACCCCGAACCCACCCGTGATTTTGTCTATGTAAAAGACACCGCCAAAGGATTTCGGATCATTGCGGAGAGCGAAAAGACCATTGGACAGGAAATCCATATCGCCACACAAACCGAAATTGCGATTGGAGTTTTGATACAACAACTGACAAACAAGATTAGTCCGGCGGTAAAAATCGTGCCGGACACTCACCGTATACGCCCCCAAAACAGCGAAGTGATGCGCCTCATGGGCTCCCATAAAAAACTTCACGAATACACCGGATGGGTGCCCGAAACATCCTTCGAAGAAGGATTACGGCAAACCATTGAGTGGTATGACAATCCGCAGAATCTTGCGTATTTTGAACGGGTCAAAAACCACCTATGA